The Salmo trutta chromosome 6, fSalTru1.1, whole genome shotgun sequence genome has a window encoding:
- the ptchd3a gene encoding patched domain-containing protein 3, translated as MPVFNMAGCRTDCVEKPFSIGFQKFGRFVGRHPWWFFICPLVISTALGTGFYFLEDMEANNIEDQFTPVNGPAKLERKFVEENFPLNNSVYSNQRLYTMGEFASFIAVSRDPNIFTDGAIKEILRLDKKVREIKLSRGHEQLTYEGLCARKSNKCIPNKILDIMNHYGSNIDQTELTFPFFRFGFTTIFLGYSVGGVNVSSSVIKSAKAIRLFYCLKEGNRSTTDLWLNEFLKVFPSNQSLNFITVTHSTSLSRQVEFEANTRDVIPLFSITYVIAIVFSIVSCLRFDCVRNKVWVATFGVLSAGLAVLSAFGMMLHIGVPFVMTVANSPFLILGIGVDDMFILISCWQQTNVHARVEDRLADTYKEAAISITITTLTDVLAFYIGLMTPFRSVQSFCLYTSTAILFCFLYSITFFGAFLVLNGRRENSNKHWLTCKEVPEDCPVGRSKWYDLCCVGGAYDRHTGAEEVQPMNQFFKKHYGPFLVKPWTKVCVILLYAVYLSISIYGCFQIQEGIDLRNLAADDSYVNRYYDDEKAYFYEYGPNIMVIIRGEFAYWEEKNMLDLESCVEDFKNLSFIEKDIFTSWLKSYKYYGHHTNLNLSVENVFKTNLSSFLRSYSDFKQDVNFTNNSIRASRFFIQTVNITTALDEMNMLNNLRDTARRCSVPLLVYHPVFIYHDQYAVIVSNTVQNISVTTAVMLLISLLLIPNPLCCLWVTFSIASVIVGVTGFMALWDVNLDTISMIILVVCIGFSVDFSAHISYAFVSNKKPTANEKAVEALFHLGYPILQGALSTILGVIVLSASKNYIFRTFFKIMFLVIFFGLFHGITFIPVFLTFFDFCSSNAGNVSPQEKRALENQAMTNCQPKNIQEKAIDHDKQIYDNHTFLPDNQQLFPTQPCPSVWTLTVNTHHTQSGQMCMASTVPMFRVDSQTYEVQMYTASNDAVTVNCNQNLGSGEHHCVIGNNQPPVLQECNAPVINCSDSADPVP; from the exons ATGCCGGTATTTAATATGGCTGGGTGTCGGACAGACTGCGTTGAGAAGCCATTCTCCATTGGATTTCAGAAATTCGGCCGTTTCGTGGGAAGGCATCCTTGGTGGTTCTTTATCTGTCCCCTGGTCATCTCTACGGCGCTCGGGACTGGGTTTTATTTTCTTGAGGACATGGAGGCCAACAACATTGAGGACCAATTTACACCAGTAAACGGACCCGCAAAACTCGAGAGGAAATTTGTAGAAGAGAACTTTCCGCTGAATAACTCGGTGTATTCAAACCAGAGACTGTACACCATGGGGGAATTTGCATCCTTCATAGCGGTCTCAAGAGATCCCAACATCTTCACCGATGGAGCCATCAAAGAAATATTACGTTTAGACAAGAAGGTCCGGGAAATAAAACTTTCGAGAGGTCACGAACAGCTTACATATGAAGGACTTTGCGCCAGAAAATCCAATAAATGTATTCCCAATAAAATATTAGATATCATGAATCATTATGGTAGCAACATTGACCAGACTGAACTCACCTTTCCATTTTTCCGTTTTGGATTCACAACAATATTTCTAGGATATTCTGTCGGTGGAGTTAATGTAAGCTCATCAGTCATAAAGAGTGCTAAAGCAATACGACTTTTTTATTGTCTGAAAGAAGGTAACCGCTCTACAACAGATCTGTGGCTAAACGAATTCCTCAAGGTTTTCCCCTCCAACCAGTCACTGAATTTCATCACG GTTACACATTCTACATCACTGTCTAGGCAGGTGGAATTCGAGGCCAACACCAGGGACGTTATCCCCTTGTTTTCCATCACATATGTTATCGCCATAGTCTTTTCCATTGTGTCTTGCTTAAG GTTTGATTGTGTGAGGAACAAGGTATGGGTGGCCACCTTTGGAGTCTTATCTGCAGGGCTTGCTGTGCTGTCTGCCTTCGGGATGATGCTGCATATTGGAGTGCCTTTTGTAATGACTGTGGCTAACTCCCCTTTCCTGATATTGG GTATTGGTGTTGATGACATGTTCATCCTCATATCCTGCTGGCAGCAGACCAACGTTCACGCCCGGGTGGAAGACCGCTTAGCAGACACATACAAGGAGGCGGCCATTTCCATTACCATCACCACCCTGACGGATGTGTTAGCGTTCTACATCGGGCTCATGACTCCATTCCGCTCTGTGCAATCCTTCTGCCTGTACACCAGCACGGCCATCTTGTTTTGCTTCCTTTACAGCATCACCTTCTTCGGGGCGTTCCTCGTACTGAATGGGAGGCGTGAGAACAGCAACAAGCACTGGCTGACGTGCAAGGAGGTCCCAGAGGATTGCCCCGTGGGTCGCTCAAAATGGTACGACCTGTGCTGTGTGGGAGGAGCTTACGACCGCCATACTGGAGCAGAGGAAGTACAGCCCATGAATCAGTTTTTTAAGAAGCACTACGGCCCTTTTCTGGTAAAGCCCTGGACCAAGGTGTGCGTAATCCTGCTCTATGCAGTTTATTTGTCCATCAGCATTTATGGATGCTTCCAGATACAGGAAGGTATTGACCTTCGCAATTTAGCTGCTGATGATTCATATGTGAATAGGTATTATGATGACGAAAAAGCCTACTTTTATGAGTATGGGCCAAATATCATGGTAATCATAAGGGGTGAATTTGCATACTGGGAGGAAAAGAATATGTTGGATCTTGAATCTTGTGTAGAGGACTTCAAAAACCTGTCCTTTATTGAGAAAGATATCTTTACATCCTGGCTGAAATCGTATAAATATTATGGGCACCATACAAATCTGAATTTGAGCGTTGAAAATGTTTTCAAGACCAACCTAAGTTCGTTTCTGAGATCCTACTCTGACTTCAAGCAAGATGTAAACTTCACGAACAATTCCATCCGCGCCTCACGCTTCTTCATCCAGACGGTCAATATCACTACTGCCCTTGATGAAATGAACATGTTAAACAATCTGCGAGACACTGCTAGGAGATGCTCTGTCCCTCTACTGGTATATCACCCTGTCTTTATATACCACGATCAGTATGCTGTCATAGTGAGTAACACCGTTCAGAATATCTCCGTCACCACAGCAGTCATGTTATTGATCTCCCTCCTACTGATTCCAAACCCTCTCTGTTGCCTGTGGGTGACGTTCTCCATCGCTTCTGTCATTGTGGGCGTCACTGGTTTCATGGCATTGTGGGATGTTAATTTAGACACCATATCCATGATCATTCTTGTTGTCTGCATTGGATTCTCCGTGGACTTCTCCGCACACATTTCCTATGCCTTTGTTTCCAATAAGAAGCCGACTGCAAACGAGAAAGCCGTGGAAGCGCTGTTCCATTTGGGCTATCCCATACTTCAGGGTGCTTTGTCAACCATACTGGGCGTGATAGTGCTGTCTGCTTCCAAGAACTACATCTTCAGAACCTTCTTCAAGATCATGTTCCTTGTCATCTTTTTCGGACTGTTCCACGGCATAACTTTTATCCCTGTCTTTTTGACATTCTTTGACTTTTGCAGCAGCAATGCAGGCAATGTCAGCCCTCAGGAGAAAAGGGCGCtggaaaaccaagccatgaccaACTGCCAGCCCAAAAACATCCAAGAGAAAGCCATTGATCACGACAAGCAAATCTATGACAATCACACCTTCCTGCCAGACAATCAACAATTATTCCCGACACAGCCCTGTCCCTcagtctggacactgactgtcaACACCCATCACACCCAAAGTGGTCAGATGTGCATGGCAAGCACAGTTCCCATGTTCAGAGTTGATAGTCAAACATATGAAGTTCAGATGTACACAGCTAGTAATGACGCTGTCACGGTCAACTGCAACCAAAATCTAGGGTCTGGTGAACATCATTGTGTGATTGGAAATAACCAACCACCAGTTTTACAGGAGTGTAATGCCCCGGTTATCAACTGCTCTGATTCTGCAGATCCTGTTCCTTGA